The genomic DNA GTCGTAGCTCTGCAAGGCATCAATATCTACCACGTCGGCCTTGCCCTGGGCGTCGCGGTAGTGCACGTAATTGTACTCCGGCTGCCCGGTCACGTTGTTCACAAACGTCATGTTCACGTTCGACTCCACCGGCCGGCCGGCCTCGTCGGTTAGGTTCACGGCTACCGTGGTTTTGGCCAGCGTCTGGGCAATCACGTCGTTGAGCACCGTTTGGAAGGTCTTGACCTCCGCCGCATTGTAGTATTTACCCAGGCATTCGAGCGCCCGCCCGAAGTCCTTCTCCGCCCCAATCCCAATCACAAAGGGCTTCAAAAAAACGTGCTTGCGCTGCAACGCCAGCGAGGCCGCGCAGGGGTCGCCCTTGCACGACTCTACCCCATCCGTAATGAGCAGCAGCACGTTGCGCGACGCTTTATCCTGCGGAAAATCCTTAGCCGACTGCTCCAGCGAGTAGGTAATAGGCGTATTGCCCTGCGCCTTTAGCGTCTTGAGCCGCGCCTTAATGGCGGCCGCGTTCTTGGGCGCGAAGGGCACTTCGAGGCGCGAGTCTTCGCAGTTTTGCTCGGCGTTGGGATGCTGGTGGCCATACACGCGCAAGCCCAACTCCAGGTTGGGGTAGGTGTTGAGCGAGTCGGCCATCTTGGCCAGCAGGCGCTTGGCCACTTCCCAGCGGGGCTTACCCTCCCAGGGCGCCATCATCGAGCCCGATGCATCGAGCAAAAATAAAATGCGCGTGACCTTGGGCTTGTCCGGCGGCGCGTTCTGCGCCCGGCTTTGCAGCGCGAAAATGAACAGCACGTAACCCAGCAGTAAGCGGACTGCACAACGAGCAAAAGGTCTGAGCGGGAATAACATCGGCGAAATTTACGCCGCTGGCGCGGGTTTAGCCCAACGCTATTGCGGCGTAATTTCAGCTATTTACGGGTTGTTCTCTGTCGCTAGAATCCGCAGGTAGAAAATGAATTGACTGCCTGCACCTTTCTTATTCAACTTATAGAAATTCACTGCGCCCAATTAACCAGGCGCAAACCCTCAATCCGCTCGAAATGCCGGGTATTGTTGGTAGCAAGCTGCAAATTATTAGCCAGCGCGATACCCGTAATAAGGGTGTCAGTCGGGCCAATGCTTTGGCCACGGCTGCGCAAAGTAGCTTCAATCTGCGCCGAAATAGCCACGCTTTCTATTGTGAGTGGCACTACTTGATGCAACGCCGCCAACTGCTGAAACTGCCGCATCTGCTGCCGCGCATCGCGGTAGAGCAAGCCACTAAGCGATTCATAATAGATGATAATGCTGAATTGCAACACGCCGTTGGCTACCATATACTGCCGGGCCTGCTCCACTACCAGCGGCTGCCGCCGCGGCAAAAGCGACACGCTATCGGTATCAAGCAGCGCGAGACTCATCGTCCAGGAAGGGGGTAGGGCGGGTAAATAATTCAGCCCGCAGCCGTTGCTGATGCGCCATAATATCGTCCCATACCTCGGCTGGCAGCTCGTCGGTATTTTCCAGAATGCACATGGTTTCGTCGGCTAGTTTCTGGTTGGTCGCCTGCTTTTCTTTCAGCGTTTGCAACAGCCGATGCACTTCTTCCCGGTGTTGCGGCGATACCTACTGGAGTTCTTGGATAATCGTTTCGAGGGTTACCATAGTGTCAGGTTTTTAGGTAGCCTAAGTTACGAGGATTTCCATCAGCGGCTCAAGTAGCGGCGGGCTTCGGTTTTTGCCGGTTATTAAGTCGCACTGGACTTGAACAGCTGCGGATAAATGGTCCGTTGCTCGTAGTAATAAATTAACGCTGTCAGCACCTCAAATTCATCGCGCACATCCTGGCTAGGTGAATTATAGGCTTGGGCTACCAATAATTCATCTAATCGCAGATGCGCTTGCGCTAATTCCTCATTGGAGCGAATGGGCGAAACGGTCGTAATCGTTTGAAGCGCGAGCATAACAGGGGAATTAAATAGTAGCTACGTCTAGTAAATCATAGGCACTGTGCGGGCCAATGAAGCGAATAAACAGCGTGCGTACCCGGTAGATAATCAAGACAACTAGCCGATACTTGTTGCCACCGATGTTAAAGACTACGCGGTCGTTGGCAACCAGCGAGGCATTAGGGTAAACTGCTTTCAACTCATTGGGCGTTCCCCAATCGGCTTGTTCCACAGTCGTTATCCACTGGCTTAGGCTGGCGCGGGCATCGGGGTAAGCTTCGATAAACTCCCGCAACGGCTGTAGTTTGATGATAACCATAAACGAAAAGTAGTAAATCAATTTCTCCCCGCCACCGATAAATCATCGTCCACTTCCTCTCAGTGCAGCCCGGCCGGGCCGCCGCCGATGGTCACTTGTTGCCGTTGCTCGGGCCGGGCCGCCAGCAGCCTCGGAAACCAGAGCAGCGGCACGCTCACCGTGCGGCCATCGGTGAGTTGCACGTGCATAGTGCTATCATCGAAGCTAACGGCTTGGGCGAGAGCGGTGGTGGGGTAGTAACTCATTGCGTCCAATTAACCAGTTGCAAGCCCGCTATCCGCTCATAATGCCGGGTATTGTTGGTGGCTAAAACAAGCCCGTTGGCCAGTGCTACCCCCGCGATTAAGGTATCAGTATGCTCAATGCTTAAACCACGCCGGCGTAAATCGGCCTCAATCTGCGCCGCAATGGCTGCCGATTCTGCCGTTACAGGCAGCAGGTTGCTTAGAAGCTGTTTGAGTTAAATTTGAGGTAAAACCCTCTTATTTTCTTTATGCGTCAAAAATCTTATACTTCGGATTTATCTGAGCGGGATTGGCAGCGAATTTTACCGTTGATTGTGGTGCGGCGCACCAGTAAATGGCCCCTGCTGGACGTGTTCAATGGTATCTTATACGTGCTGAAAAACGGGTGCGGCTGGCGCGATATACCCGGCGATTTTCCACCTTGGCAAACTGTTTATTTCTACTTTGGCAAGTGGGAGAAAGAAGGCTTGTTTGAAAGTATAAACGCTTGTTTAAACGTTGATTACCGCGAGAGTGTAAAAAAAATGCTTGTCCAAGCGCCGTGATTATCGACTCCCAAAGCGTGAAAAATTCGGCCACCAGCACCACGCATATCGGCTTTGATGGGGGCAAACTTATCAAAGGCCGTAAGCGCTTCGTCGTCGCCGATACGCTCGGCAATGTGCTGGCCAGCAAAGTGACGGCCGCCAATGCCCATGATGGGCAGACGGCCATCCAGTTCTGGGACGACTTACTCGCCCATAACGTCCTGCTGCAGGAAGTCAAAATCATTTATATTGATGGCGGCTTTCGCGGCGAATTTGTGGACCACATGGCTAATAAGTACGGAATTCGGGTGGAGGTGCCCACGCAGATAGTGCGCCAGCGGAAGGGCTTTTGCATCCATGCCAAGCGCTGGATTGTTGAGCGCACACTAGA from Hymenobacter psoromatis includes the following:
- a CDS encoding addiction module toxin RelE; the protein is MVIIKLQPLREFIEAYPDARASLSQWITTVEQADWGTPNELKAVYPNASLVANDRVVFNIGGNKYRLVVLIIYRVRTLFIRFIGPHSAYDLLDVATI
- a CDS encoding von willebrand factor type a — its product is MLGYVLFIFALQSRAQNAPPDKPKVTRILFLLDASGSMMAPWEGKPRWEVAKRLLAKMADSLNTYPNLELGLRVYGHQHPNAEQNCEDSRLEVPFAPKNAAAIKARLKTLKAQGNTPITYSLEQSAKDFPQDKASRNVLLLITDGVESCKGDPCAASLALQRKHVFLKPFVIGIGAEKDFGRALECLGKYYNAAEVKTFQTVLNDVIAQTLAKTTVAVNLTDEAGRPVESNVNMTFVNNVTGQPEYNYVHYRDAQGKADVVDIDALQSYDLIINTVPAIRQANIPIKAGRTNVLNFKTPQGTLHLQPASISPNPYGGVVQAVVRAAGSPATALSLPFGSRQKLLAGTYEVEILTLPRSTQRVTVRQGQTATVSYAAPGTLNITSDLKGFGSIYKLNDDESQTWIYNLPESSSKLNLAMQPGAYRLVFRTANSNASKFTDVRNFTIRSAQTTSLSIFGR